The following DNA comes from Deinococcus sp. NW-56.
AGCCGGGGCCGGTGACTCCGGCGCGGCGGTCAACACTTCAGGATTTCGGTAGACCGAGTCTAGCAAACCCTCGCCCGCCGCCGGAGTACGCTGCCCGCATGGCTTCCCCTATCCTCGACCTCGCGGGCGTCACGCTGGAGGTCAACCACCTGCCGCGCGGGGTGCGCTTCTACACCCAGGTCCTCGGTCTGACCCTGCTGGAGCACGACGAGGAGCGGGGCGTGGCCCAGTTCCGGGTGAACGACGCGCAGACCCTGACCCTCTGGAAGCCGGTCACCCGGCAGCCGAACGACCCCCGGCTCGCGCCCCTGCACGCGCAGGGGGCCTCGCACCTGCATTACGCGTGGCAGATTCACCCCCACGAGCTGGACCGCTGCAAGGCCCTGCTGGACGAACACGGCCTGCCCTGGCAGGAGATCGACCTCGGCACCCCCGAGCGGCCCGACCCCACCGTGTACTTCTTCGACCCCTTCGGACACGGGCTGGAGCTGCGCGGGGTGGACCTTGCCGACGAGCGGCGACCGACCTACCCCCCCACGCCGGAGGACGGCGAGCGCGGCCCCCACGCCCTGCCCGTGCTGGGGCTGCGCGAGGTGGCGCTTGCCTTCGGGGACTACCCGGCGATGAAGGAGCGGCTGCCCCGCGCCTACGGGTTTGCCTTCGCCAAGGAACAGCCCGACCGCGACTTCGCGCAGTTCACCCTGGGGCCAGACCCCGAACCCGACGGGAACGGCACCCCCCGGCGCTGGCTGTACGCCTGGGACCCGCAGGTGGGACTGGCCGACATGTTCGGCGGCGACCACGTCTACGCCCAGTTTTACGCCCGGGTGGAGGAGGTCCGCGACCGGGTGCAGGCTGCCGGGCTGCCCCATGTGGAGGAAGGCGGCGTTCTCGCCGTGCGTGACCCGGAAGGCCACGTGTTCGAGTTCCGGCCGCCGCGCTAGAGGCTGCCAAGAACCCTAAGCAAAAAGTGGCGTGAGGTTGTGGCAGAGCAGAATGCAGGCGGCGAGGAAGTGGAACCCAACCAATGTGGAGGGAAGGCGTTCCAGATCTCGGCTCAGCCTCCGGAAGCGTGCCAGCCACGCAAACGAACGTTCAACCACCCAGCGTTTCGGAAGCAGGATGAACCCCTTGGTCGCTTCTGGACGCTTCACGACGACCAGCTCGACGCCCGCATCCGTCGCGTCTAACGCGGTCTGGACTCCCGTATACCCTTGATCCACGAAGGCGACTTCCACCTGTGCTCCGGTGGCTTCCTGCACCTCTAGGCACAGGTCTTTGACCTGTGCCCTGTCCTGTTCGTTGGCTGGGGAAGTGAGGATAGCCAGCACGTGTCCCAGGGTGTCCACGGCGAGGTGAACCTTGGTGCCCTTGCGCTTCTTGGCCCCGTCATAGCCCGCACGGTGACCGCTTTCAGGTGTGCTTTGGAGGGTTCGGCTGTCCATGACCACCGCGGACGGCTCGGGATCTCGACCTTGCTCCACCCGGGCCAGGATTCGCAGGTCGTGGGCGGCATTCTCGAAGCAGCCTGCCACGAACCAACGGTGCGCCTGTTGGCGCACCGTCTCCGCAGGAGGAAAGTCGTTTGGAAGATAGCTCCACTGCGCCCCCGTGCGGGCCATCCACAGCAAGGCGTTCAGGACATCCCGGATGGGGTACTTCCGTTGACCTGCATCCGCACGGCTGAGCAGCAGGTACGGGAGCAGGAACAAGTAGGTGTCGTCGTCAACGTCGCTGGGGTAGCCTCGCCGCGTCACCCACCCATTCTGCTGTTCTCAGAGCCACGCCCCTCGAGTTCGTCCCTGTTCTTGGCAGCCTCTAGCTGTACTTCGGGAATATTCAGGGAGGGGACACAGGGGCCAGCATCTCGGATGCTGGCCCCTGTGCTATGGCTCGTTCTCTGCCTCGCTGGACCCGACATTTCCCTACCTGGTTTGCGCCCTTTCTGGTGCATTTTCGCCACCGAGCCCAGCGGACCTGGGCGCCTCTGTACGTCCGTGGATTGTGCAGCACGGTCCACCGAAAAAGCATGCAGCCCTTGGCTGCCGTCGTGGCGCCCGGGAAAGAGGACCATCTCCAGCAGTTCATCACCGACAGCCCCTGGCTGACCGAACCCCTGGAAACCCTGCTCGCTCAGCGGGCTCAGCAGATGCTGGGTGGCAAAGACGCCGTGCTGATCATCGACGACACCTGCTTGACAAAGTTCGGCACCAAGTCTGTCGGCGTCGCCCGTCAGTATTCCGGGCAGGTCGGGAAGATCACCCCCTGTCAATGCCTCGTCTCCCTGACGTTGGCGCAGCACGACTTGCCGGTTCCGCTCGCCCTACGGCTCTTCTTGCCACAGGAGTGGACCAACGATCCCGCTCGGCTCAGGGCGGCTGGTGTTCCGTTGGAACACCAGCCGCCACAGACCAAGTGCGAACTGGCGCTGAAAGAGTTGGACCGGGTGCGTCCACACGTCACCTTCGGCATGGTTCTGGCGGATGCGGGGTACGGCGTGAACGCCCGGTTCCGGCAGGCACTCACCGAGCGAGGACTGCTGTGGTCGGTCGGCATCACCCGCACGCAGACGGTCTATCCCAGGGACGTTCGCTTGATCCCCATCCCTCGGATCTTCCGGGGCAGGAAACCGACGCACCCAACCCCATCCGAGGACCGACTGTCGGTAGAAGAAGTGCTGGCGGGTGCTGCATGGCAGCACCTGGTATGGCGACATGGAACCAAAGGCCCGCTCTCCGGACGCTTCGCGGCTGAATACGTTCGCCTGGCAGACGGGGAGGAGTACGCTCGCAGTCAACATCTGCCGGGTCAAGCCGCCTGGATCATCGGAGAACAGCGACGAGGTGAGGAGCGCAAATACTACGTCTGCAATCTGCCCCCTGACACGCCGTTGTCGCGGTTGGTGGAAGTCACCAAGCGCCGCTGGGCGTGTGAGCTGAGCCACCGGGAGCTGAAGGACGAAGTCGGGCTGGACCACTTCGAGGGCCGGTCCTGGCAAGGTCTGCATCACCACGCCGTGCTGTGTATGGTGGCCCTGACCTTCCTGCAATGGCTTCGCCTCACCCAGCCCGACGACCTCAGAGGCGACACCATTCCGGCCATTCGAGCGGAGGTGGCAGGGGACTTGCCCCTGCCACCTCCTTGCCGCCGATGTCACACCTGCACCGCCTTATTCAGCGGCCCCTGAATATCCCCGAAGTACAGCTAGAGGCTGCCAAGAACAGGGACGAACTCGAGGGGCGTGGCTCTGAGAACAGCAGAATGGGTGGGTGACGCGGCGAGGCTACCCCAGCGACGTTGACGACGACACCTACTTGTTCCTGCTCCCGTACCTGCTGCTCAGCCGTGCGGATGCAGGTCAACGGAAGCACCCCATCCGGGATGTCCTGAACGCCTTGCTGTGGATGGCCCGCACGGGGGCGCAGTGGAGCTATCTTCCAAACGACTTTCCTCCTGCGGAGACGGTGCGCCAACAGGCGCACCGTTGGTTCGTGGCAGGCTGCTTCGAGAATGCCGCCCACGACCTGCGAATCCTGGCCCGGGTGGAGCAAGGTCGAGATCCCGAGCCGTCCGCGGTGGTCATGGACAGCCGAACCCTCCAAAGCACACCTGAAAGCGGTCACCGTGCGGGCTATGACGGGGCCAAGAAGCGCAAGGGCACCAAGGTTCACCTCGCCGTGGACACCCTGGGACACGTGCTGGCTATCCTCACTTCCCCAGCCAACGAACAGGACAGGGCACAGGTCAAAGACCTGTGCCTAGAGGTGCAGGAAGCCACCGGAGCACAGGTGGAAGTCGCCTTCGTGGATCAAGGGTATACGGGAGTCCAGACCGCGTTAGACGCGACGGATGCGGGCGTCGAGCTGGTCGTCGTGAAGCGTCCAGAAGCGACCAAGGGGTTCATCCTGCTTCCGAAACGCTGGGTGGTTGAACGTTCGTTTGCGTGGCTGGCACGCTTCCGGAGGCTGAGCCGAGATCTGGAACGCCTTCCCTCCACATTGGTTGGGTTCCACTTCCTCGCCGCCTGCATTCTGCTCTGCCACAACCTCACGCCACTTTTTGCTTAGGGTTCTTGGCAGCCTCTAACTGTACTTCGGGGATATTCAGGGGCCGCTGAATAAGGCGGTGCAGGTGTGACATCGGCGGCAAGGAGGTGGCAGGGGCAAGTCCCCTGCCACCTCCGCTCGAATGGCCGGAATGGTGTCGCCTCTGAGGTCGTCGGGCTGGGTGAGGCGAAGCCATTGCAGGAAGGTCAGGGCCACCATACACAGCACGGCGTGGTGATGCAGACCTTGCCAGGACCGGCCCTCGAAGTGGTCCAGCCCGACTTCGTCCTTCAGCTCCCGGTGGCTCAGCTCACACGCCCAGCGGCGCTTGGTGACTTCCACCAACCGCGACAACGGCGTGTCAGGGGGCAGATTGCAGACGTAGTATTTGCGCTCCTCACCTCGTCGCTGTTCTCCGATGATCCAGGCGGCTTGACCCGGCAGATGTTGACTGCGAGCGTACTCCTCCCCGTCTGCCAGGCGAACGTATTCAGCCGCGAAGCGTCCGGAGAGCGGGCCTTTGGTTCCATGTCGCCATACCAGGTGCTGCCATGCAGCACCCGCCAGCACTTCTTCTACCGACAGTCGGTCCTCGGATGGGGTTGGGTGCGTCGGTTTCCTGCCCCGGAAGATCCGAGGGATGGGGATCAAGCGAACGTCCCTGGGATAGACCGTCTGCGTGCGGGTGATGCCGACCGACCACAGCAGTCCTCGCTCGGTGAGTGCCTGCCGGAACCGGGCGTTCACGCCGTACCCCGCATCCGCCAGAACCATGCCGAAGGTGACGTGTGGACGCACCCGGTCCAACTCTTTCAGCGCCAGTTCGCACTTGGTCTGTGGCGGCTGGTGTTCCAACGGAACACCAGCCGCCCTGAGCCGAGCGGGATCGTTGGTCCACTCCTGTGGCAAGAAGAGCCGTAGGGCGAGCGGAACCGGCAAGTCGTGCTGGGCCAACGTCAGGGAGACGAGGCATTGACAGGGGGTGATCTTCCCGACCTGCCCGGAATACTGACGGGCGACGCCGACAGACTTGGTGCCGAACTTTGTCAAGCAGGTGTCGTCGATGATCAGCACGGCGTCTTTGCCACCCAGCATCTGCTGAGCCCGCTGAGCGAGCAGGGTTTCCAGGGGTTCGGTCAGCCAGGGGCTGTCGGTGATGAACTGCTGGAGATGGTCCTCTTTCCCGGGCGCCACGACGGCAGCCAAGGGCTGCATGCTTTTTCGGTGGACCGTGCTGCACAATCCACGGACGTACAGAGGCGCCCAGGTCCGCTGGGCTCGGTGGCGAAAATGCACCAGAAAGGGCGCAAACCAGGTAGGGAAATGTCGGGTCCAGCGAGGCAGAGAACGAGCCATAGCACAGGGGCCAGCATCCGAGATGCTGGCCCCTGTGTCCCCTCCCTGAATATTCCCGAAGTACAGCTAGGAGAGCGACAGCAGAAACCTGCGGTTTCTGCGCCCAATCAGCGGTGGAGCCTCGACTTCATGTCGGACCAGCTGGCCTCCGGGCAGCGGTTTCGGGTCCTGAACGTCGTGGATGACTTCACCCGGGAGTGCCTGGTGATGCACGTCGGGACCTCCATCACCGGGCATGACGTCGTCCGCGCTCTGGAAGCGGTGGTCCGCTTCCGGGGGGCACCGCAGTCGATCACCACCGACAATGGCCCAGAGTTCGCGGGCAAGGGCCTGGATCTCTGGACCCATGGGCGTGGCATCACGCACACCTTCATCCGGCCGGGGAAGCCCGTCGAGAACGCTTACATCGAGAGTTTCAACGGCCGTGTCCGGGACGAGTGTCTGAATCTGCACTGGTTCCAAAGCTTGGATCAGGCACGCCTGATCCTCTCTGCCTGGCGCCAGGACTACAACGCCGTCAGGCCGCATACCTCGCTCGGTGGACGGACCCCGAACGAATTCGCCCGCCTCGAACAGGCGGGCTGAGGTACGCTGACTTTTGCAAATCGGCTGGTACCGCAATTGGGGCACCCTCACAGCCCCGCTTGCTGAGCGCGTGCGACGTAATCCTGCACGGTGCTGCGGGCGAGTTGGACGCTTTGTCCAATGAGGCGGTCACTGAGCTTCAGTTCCAGTTTCAACCGCAAGACTTCCCTGATTTTTCGCATGGACGCTCGCTTTCTGGTCATCCTGCAAGGATGACCAGGGGAGTCTCGTCCGCGACCGGAGGGTGCCGGAATCAACCAGCGCAGGGTGCCGGATTAGACCAGCGGAAGGTGCCGGATAACTCCAGCGACCCCCGCCGGATTACGCCAGCGTACGCATTCTGCCTTCCCCCACAGGTGGAACTCTTGCACGCCTGTCCCTACCAGGGCAGCGCGGAAGGCGTCATAGGACTTCTTGCTGAAGTCGCAGGCCGCAGCCAGGATGAAGCCGTAGGGCACTTGCTCTCCTGTGATGCTCTCCTGGACATACCGCTCGACCTGTTTCGGCGTGATGCGCTTTTCCCGCTTGCACTGGAAGATCCAGAGGCGCCCTGGCGTGGGCAACCCAAGAGGAGCTTCGTCCTCCTCCTCATCCAGCACCTCGGGCACGACGCTGCTCTCGAAGGCGCGGATATCGATGCCGTCGTCCGCGCCCCCACATCCGCTGGCTTCGATGCTGCTCCAGGCACGGTAATCGTAGGCGAGTTGCCGGACGAGATCCTCAAACCGGTGGGGTTCCAGATCCTCGAAGTGCAGGGGGTTCAGGGTACGGGAGGCGCGCGCCATGCCCCATTCCAGCATGCGTCCGCTGGCTCAGCCTCCTCTGTTGCCTTCCCGCTCCTGCTTACTTTGGCCAGAGACGATTCATCCACCCAGCGGGGTCGGTGCCCTCGCCGCGCACCCGCATCTCCAGGTGAAGGTGGGCGCCCGTGCTCAGTCCGGTGCTGCCCACCTCACCCACCTTCTGCCCCCGGGTGACCTTCTGCCCGACCTTGACCGTCACGGCACGCTGGTGAAAGTACAGGCTGGTCAGTCCCGCCCCGTGGTCAATGACCACCAGACCCCCGCGCACCGGGTACATGCCCGCCACCACGACCGTTCCATCGTTCACGGCCATCACGGGCGTTCCTGCCGGGGCCAGGTAATCCGTGCCGTAGTGGTACGCGACCGGCCCGTTCGCGACATAGGTCCGCGGTTGTCCGAAGGCGCTGCTTTGCGCCCGCACAGCCGCTGCGGGCTGGAAGGGACGAGACCACGCCTGCGCCGTTCGCCGGGCATAGGCCTGTTCGACGGCGGTGTCCTCAGCCTTTCGGGCGGGGTCTTCGAGCTTGCTGGCAATGCGGGGCGGCAGGTTGAGCCGTTGCAGAGGCTGCGGCAGTCCGGTGACGGGAATGCGGCCTTGCAGCACGTCCTGCCCTACCTGGATCTCGTACACCACGGGGGTGTTTTTCCCGAGGACGACGCGCCCCAGTACGATGAATTCATTTCCTGCGGGGATGGGCGTCAGACGCTCTCCCGGCAGACGTACGTCCTCGCCTGCCTCGCTGAGAAAGCGCACGGTGGCCTGCGCAGCTCCCGGACCGCTCAGCCGCAGGATGAACGCGTCCCCCATTCGCAGGGTGGCGGGCGCGTTGACGGTGACCCCACTTATGCGGGAAGGCACTGTACCTGGAACAGACGCGTTGGCTGTCGCGGTGCTCACGCCCGGAAGGCGAAGGGTCTGCCCGACCTCCAGGGTGGTGCTCGTCAGGCTATTGAGGCGGATAAGTTCAGCGACGGTCGTCCCGTGAAGCTGCGCGAGACGGTAGAGCGTGTCGCCTGGCTTGACGGTGTAGGCGTCGGCTGTCCCGAAGAGGAGGGCGGTCGCCACAAAGCACGCCGCCCGCACGAGGCTGGGCAGGGCAGGAGCGCTGGACCTGGAGTGTGACTGGTTCATGGGTGTTCCTGACTGCAGCCGTATCTGCTGTGGCCGCGCTAAAGGGTCTTCTTGAAGAATTCCACGGACCGCCGGAGGGCCACGCCGAGGTTGCGGCTGAGGTTGTGATCATCCCCGGGGTAGGAGAAGAACGTGTGGGGCTGTTTCGCGGCCTTCAACCCCGCCGCGAGCGACTGCGAGAAGCTGATGGGCACATGCGTGTCGCCCGTGCCGTGATGCAGCTGCAAGGGACGCCCCTTGAGGTCCTTGAGAAAGAAGTTCGGGGAGATGGCCTGGTAGAGGGCTGGGCTGCGCTCCGGCGTGCCGTACTTGGCGAGCATCCGCGCCTGGGGATCATCCCGGGTGGAGCCGCTTCCCCAACGAGGCAGGTCCCTAAAGATCAGGTCGTACGGCCCCACCACGCCTGCCCAGATGTTGCCCGCCTTGATGCCGGGATTGATCACCATGGCCCGCAAGGTGATATGTCCGCCCATGGAGTGACCCCACATCCCGATCCGTTCCGGGTTCACCCCCTTGAGTTTCTGGAGGGAGGCGAACGCGTTCAGGACGTCCGTGGTGTACTCGGGGGACCAGTACGCCGTGTCCGCTGGCTCGCCCTGGGAAGCGCCGTGCCCCCGGTAGTCGGGCTTCAGGACGGCGAATCCTGCACGTGCAAAGGCGTCCACGTAGGCCCCGTACCGTTCGGTCGTGCGGTACTGCTGCGGGGGGATATAGCCGTGGTTGAAGACGATGGCGGGCCAACCTCCCTTCGGGGGGGTCCCGCTGGGCACCGTGAGCAGCGCGTTGATGCGCAGGCCGTCAGACTGGTAGGACACGACGCTGCGCCGGTAGTTGGCGCCGGGCGAGAGTGGTTGGCGGGTCGTCAGGGCACTGCCAGGGTACGAGCGGGCGCGCATGCGCTCGATGGAGAGGGGCTCTTGGTTGTTCTGCGGTGCCTGAGCCGCGGCGACGCCAGTGGAACAGGCCAGGAGCAGGGCAAGTCGGAGAAGGTCAGGCATGGTCGAACCTTTCGCAGTCACCATCAGGGGCGGGGCGCCATCACGTACGCCATGCCGCCCGCATGGTTGAGCCACAGCCGCTCGAACACGGCGCGCGGGTAGGTCCGCTTGACGCCGGCGTCGTTTCTGGCGGCGGGGTCGTTGACCACGGGGTTGCCCTGGGCGTCGAACCCGGTGAGGACCAACAGGTGGCCGTTCGACCAGGAGAGGGGCGCGCCGGGCAACTCGCCCGCCTTGAAGCGCACGCTCAGCGCCAGGGGGAGTCCCTGGGCAATGTAGGCCTCGGCGTCTCGCAGGCTGCCCAGGCGCGTGACGAGCGCTTGGAGACCTTGGGTGGCGGCGTACGCGGTATTGAAGGGCCAGTTGCCGAACCCGTCGTAGGTGCGGTCGTACGTTGCCTGGGCCGCGTCCGGCACCCGCACGGGCCGGTTCCAGAAGCCCAGGATCATGCTGACGCTGGTCGGGCTGCACCAGATAGGGCCACCATTCGGGTAGATCATCTGGGAGAGACCGGGGACCTTCAGCACGGTGTTCCAAACCTGGGCCTGTCCTGCCTGTCCCTGCCCCCCGAACCGCAGGGCGGTATCTGCTGTGTTGAAGGACAGCAGGTGAGCTTTCAGGCCTGGACCGAGCGTGGCCTTGTACTGAAAGGCCGTGGCGCGGAAGGGCAGGGTGAGGGTATCGGTGTTCACCGTGCCGTCGGCCGTGCGGCTGACCCGGGCGCTCGCGCGGGCTCCTGCCGCGCTCCAGGTCCCGAAGCTGAAGTACGGCGTCCAGCGGCCGTCTGGACGCCGTACGCGAACCTGCACGGCGACGGCACTGGTGGCCGGGCCTGTCACGTTCCAACTGGGAATCAACTCGTTGAAGGGCGCGACTTCGACCACTGCGCCTTCCAACGTTCCCTGCCGGGCGCTCGGCAGGGGCTGCCAGCTGGACGGAATACTGGTCTGCTTCTGCGCCGCTTGGATCAGGGGAGACGGACGGCCGAAGCTGGTCTGCTGGCTGTAGGGCGCGGCGACGGCTGAGCCGAGGAGTGCGCCGGGCAGAAGGATCCGCAGGGGCTTCACGTGCCCAACGGTAGAGGAGTTGTGTTGCCGTTGTGTTAAGCCTCCGTGGCTATCCCATGATGCGGCAAGGCCGTATGGGACTCGCGTGATCTCTCTAAGAACGCCGCTCTCAGGAAACCTTTACACGCGGCTGACACGTTGACCTCACGGCCAACCGCCGGGAACGGCACCAGCTGAGGGCCACGCCCTGTTTGGCACGTGGTTGGGCAGCACTGTTGGTCTATACGCCGCTTTTCGTCCACCGCCTCACTCGCTTCCAGGAGGATTC
Coding sequences within:
- a CDS encoding IS5 family transposase, which produces MTRRGYPSDVDDDTYLFLLPYLLLSRADAGQRKYPIRDVLNALLWMARTGAQWSYLPNDFPPAETVRQQAHRWFVAGCFENAAHDLRILARVEQGRDPEPSAVVMDSRTLQSTPESGHRAGYDGAKKRKGTKVHLAVDTLGHVLAILTSPANEQDRAQVKDLCLEVQEATGAQVEVAFVDQGYTGVQTALDATDAGVELVVVKRPEATKGFILLPKRWVVERSFAWLARFRRLSRDLERLPSTLVGFHFLAACILLCHNLTPLFA
- a CDS encoding M23 family metallopeptidase — translated: MNQSHSRSSAPALPSLVRAACFVATALLFGTADAYTVKPGDTLYRLAQLHGTTVAELIRLNSLTSTTLEVGQTLRLPGVSTATANASVPGTVPSRISGVTVNAPATLRMGDAFILRLSGPGAAQATVRFLSEAGEDVRLPGERLTPIPAGNEFIVLGRVVLGKNTPVVYEIQVGQDVLQGRIPVTGLPQPLQRLNLPPRIASKLEDPARKAEDTAVEQAYARRTAQAWSRPFQPAAAVRAQSSAFGQPRTYVANGPVAYHYGTDYLAPAGTPVMAVNDGTVVVAGMYPVRGGLVVIDHGAGLTSLYFHQRAVTVKVGQKVTRGQKVGEVGSTGLSTGAHLHLEMRVRGEGTDPAGWMNRLWPK
- a CDS encoding IS701 family transposase, with product MARSLPRWTRHFPTWFAPFLVHFRHRAQRTWAPLYVRGLCSTVHRKSMQPLAAVVAPGKEDHLQQFITDSPWLTEPLETLLAQRAQQMLGGKDAVLIIDDTCLTKFGTKSVGVARQYSGQVGKITPCQCLVSLTLAQHDLPVPLALRLFLPQEWTNDPARLRAAGVPLEHQPPQTKCELALKELDRVRPHVTFGMVLADAGYGVNARFRQALTERGLLWSVGITRTQTVYPRDVRLIPIPRIFRGRKPTHPTPSEDRLSVEEVLAGAAWQHLVWRHGTKGPLSGRFAAEYVRLADGEEYARSQHLPGQAAWIIGEQRRGEERKYYVCNLPPDTPLSRLVEVTKRRWACELSHRELKDEVGLDHFEGRSWQGLHHHAVLCMVALTFLQWLRLTQPDDLRGDTIPAIRAEVAGDLPLPPPCRRCHTCTALFSGP
- a CDS encoding IS5 family transposase; protein product: MTRRGYPSDVDDDTYLFLLPYLLLSRADAGQRKHPIRDVLNALLWMARTGAQWSYLPNDFPPAETVRQQAHRWFVAGCFENAAHDLRILARVEQGRDPEPSAVVMDSRTLQSTPESGHRAGYDGAKKRKGTKVHLAVDTLGHVLAILTSPANEQDRAQVKDLCLEVQEATGAQVEVAFVDQGYTGVQTALDATDAGVELVVVKRPEATKGFILLPKRWVVERSFAWLARFRRLSRDLERLPSTLVGFHFLAACILLCHNLTPLFA
- a CDS encoding VOC family protein, with product MASPILDLAGVTLEVNHLPRGVRFYTQVLGLTLLEHDEERGVAQFRVNDAQTLTLWKPVTRQPNDPRLAPLHAQGASHLHYAWQIHPHELDRCKALLDEHGLPWQEIDLGTPERPDPTVYFFDPFGHGLELRGVDLADERRPTYPPTPEDGERGPHALPVLGLREVALAFGDYPAMKERLPRAYGFAFAKEQPDRDFAQFTLGPDPEPDGNGTPRRWLYAWDPQVGLADMFGGDHVYAQFYARVEEVRDRVQAAGLPHVEEGGVLAVRDPEGHVFEFRPPR
- a CDS encoding restriction endonuclease, with the translated sequence MARASRTLNPLHFEDLEPHRFEDLVRQLAYDYRAWSSIEASGCGGADDGIDIRAFESSVVPEVLDEEEDEAPLGLPTPGRLWIFQCKREKRITPKQVERYVQESITGEQVPYGFILAAACDFSKKSYDAFRAALVGTGVQEFHLWGKAECVRWRNPAGVAGVIRHLPLV
- a CDS encoding peptidase C39 family protein, whose product is MKPLRILLPGALLGSAVAAPYSQQTSFGRPSPLIQAAQKQTSIPSSWQPLPSARQGTLEGAVVEVAPFNELIPSWNVTGPATSAVAVQVRVRRPDGRWTPYFSFGTWSAAGARASARVSRTADGTVNTDTLTLPFRATAFQYKATLGPGLKAHLLSFNTADTALRFGGQGQAGQAQVWNTVLKVPGLSQMIYPNGGPIWCSPTSVSMILGFWNRPVRVPDAAQATYDRTYDGFGNWPFNTAYAATQGLQALVTRLGSLRDAEAYIAQGLPLALSVRFKAGELPGAPLSWSNGHLLVLTGFDAQGNPVVNDPAARNDAGVKRTYPRAVFERLWLNHAGGMAYVMAPRP
- a CDS encoding IS701 family transposase, with product MARSLPRWTRHFPTWFAPFLVHFRHRAQRTWAPLYVRGLCSTVHRKSMQPLAAVVAPGKEDHLQQFITDSPWLTEPLETLLAQRAQQMLGGKDAVLIIDDTCLTKFGTKSVGVARQYSGQVGKITPCQCLVSLTLAQHDLPVPLALRLFLPQEWTNDPARLRAAGVPLEHQPPQTKCELALKELDRVRPHVTFGMVLADAGYGVNARFRQALTERGLLWSVGITRTQTVYPRDVRLIPIPRIFRGRKPTHPTPSEDRLSVEEVLAGAAWQHLVWRHGTKGPLSGRFAAEYVRLADGEEYARSQHLPGQAAWIIGEQRRGEERKYYVCNLPPDTPLSRLVEVTKRRWACELSHRELKDEVGLDHFEGRSWQGLHHHAVLCMVALTFLQWLRLTQPDDLRGDTIPAIRAEVAGDLPLPPPCRRCHTCTALFSGP
- a CDS encoding S9 family peptidase, yielding MPDLLRLALLLACSTGVAAAQAPQNNQEPLSIERMRARSYPGSALTTRQPLSPGANYRRSVVSYQSDGLRINALLTVPSGTPPKGGWPAIVFNHGYIPPQQYRTTERYGAYVDAFARAGFAVLKPDYRGHGASQGEPADTAYWSPEYTTDVLNAFASLQKLKGVNPERIGMWGHSMGGHITLRAMVINPGIKAGNIWAGVVGPYDLIFRDLPRWGSGSTRDDPQARMLAKYGTPERSPALYQAISPNFFLKDLKGRPLQLHHGTGDTHVPISFSQSLAAGLKAAKQPHTFFSYPGDDHNLSRNLGVALRRSVEFFKKTL